The genomic region TGCGTGACAGGGTTGACAGGGatcatttatgtttttcatcTTACAGCTACAAAATTGAGGCAATTTTCGGGTGTGAAGCTTGGAATCACCATTCCGACGCGAGGAGAGAGTAGCGACCTGTTTAATGTGGAGGGGGAGAAAAATGACTATGACTGGTGAATTATACTTTTTCTTCGTTTGATACCTTAATTTATCGTTGCTATATTTCTAGTTTTAAGATATGTTTTGCACTCTTAAGTACTAAAGACATGATTAAATTGCATCTAGGATCAATTTGTTAGCATTTTACTTTGTAAGCACGTGATACATCCTGGTTGTAAATTGTAAGACAAGCGTCCTACCTTAAAGACTAGAAATTGTTCAGTAAACCagaataatttattttgtcaGATGACAAAGAAAGCAGAAATTATTTCCCTAAAAAATTTGGGTGATGattttggcactccaaaaacaactttaaacaaCCTTGTGAACTCCTCATGTGTGAGAAAATAGAAGAGTGTGGAAGTGACTTTTTGGCTGCCAAAATGATCTCGCAAACTAAGAGCGTGtttacatgcatattttgattcTTGCATCTTAACTGGCTAAGAGTTTAAGCGATTCTGTCAAAAAGCTGAAATTTTTACTGCTTGAAATTTGTCCATTTATTCACTGAAACTAAATGATCATTAAGTGTCAGTCCTGTTTCTGTCTTTGTACTGACGGAAGATATGGTgtttaaatttcaaaggttAGTAACGCCTCCCGACACCCCTCTTTTTCCTTCATTGGATGATGAACCGCCACCAGTTAATGCACCACCAAGGGGCAGACCTCGAAGTCAACCTATTTCTATATCAAGATCATCCACGGTAGGGGGTCAAATCACTTTTATGGGACTTGATTATGTTAGTTATCATCTCATAGATGTTTCCTTAAAACATTATGCTGATATCATTATTTTCCGTATATTTTACATCATACTTGCTTTATTTTCAGATGGAGAAGAGTTACCGAAGTAGCAGGGGTAGTGCTAGTCCTAATCGCTTAAGCCCTTCTCCTCGTTCGGGGAATAGTACAATCCAATCAAGGGGACAGCCATCACCAGTGCGCCATTCCAGTCCAACCCCAAGTCTACGTCATGCTACCCCATCATGGAGACCATCTTCTCCATCACAGAAACCATCTACTCCTTCACAGAGACCATCTACCCCCCCAAGTAAATCCCCAACACCTCCTCGAAGGTCGTCTACCCCCACACCACGGAGGACAAGCACTGGGTCCagcagtagtggggcttcacctGGGATGAGAGGAACTTCCCCAGTAAAGACAAGTCGAGGGAACTCTGCTTCACCTAAAATAAAAGCATGGCAAACCAATATTCCAGGCTTCTCCTGTGATGCACCTCCCAACCTTCGTACTTCTCTTGCTGATCGTCCGGCAACATATGTGAGGGGTTCCTCACCAGCATCTAGAAATGGTAGGGACAATTCCTCCAACTACAGAAGGCAATCAATGTCTCCAACTGCTTCTAGAAGTGTCAGTTCATCTCATAGTCATGATCGAGACCCATTTAGTTCTCACAGCAAAGGTTCTATAGCATCTTCCATTGATGATGATCTAGACTCTCTACAATCTATTCCTGTGGGTAGTTTGGACCGATCGACTTCAAGAGGAGTTGTCACTTTCTCAAACAACAGAGCTGTGGCCTTCTCAAAGAGGCCAGCCAAAGTGGTGTCCTCATCTTCTGCTCCAAAAAGATCCTTTGATTCCGCCCTTCGGCAAATGGTACTTTGGTCTAGTGCATTAAATTGCATCCATTATGATAAATAATTCTTTTATTATCCGATGAAAGGCAATTATTTGAAAGTAGGGACAGTTTGCTAAAGTTCTTATGCAATGACTTGGCAATATAATTTTGTAcaatttccaaactttgttCCTGCTAATGTTTTCTCTAGGTTTCAATTCAAGGTCTCTTAGGTGTGTgtttctttcctacttcaagtaatAAAGTTACATTGGATTTAACCGAAGTTATAAAAAAATGCTGAAAATTGGAACTGCACtgaattattataatattcctctctctcttaatATTTATTAGGTTGCCATTATGATCTAGGGCTTTTTGATGAAATGTAACACCTTGGAATCCTGTAGTTATAAATATGTTACATTTGCACTTCACTCATTGTGATTTCTCCATTCATACGTTATAGAAATCCACATCATAGGATTAATGCCTTACCATGTCCGTGCAGGATCAACGGAAAGGTCCCCAGAATATGTTTCGGCCGCTCTTATCTAGTGTTCCCAGTAGCACCTTCTATGTTGGAAAAGCAAGCTCTGTGCATCGTCCTCTGATTTCCAGGAACTCCTCAGTCACGACTAGCAGCAATGCAAGTTCTGATCTGGGTACTAGTGTTGCACATGATATGGAAGGGTGTGATCACAACCAGGATGATATGGCCAGTGAATCTGAGAAAGTGCCATACTCTGATGTTCATGAAGAAGTATTTGGCTTTGATAAGATGGATGTAGTAGATGAAGACACCAGGCATGATGTCCATGATGGCTCACGTGACATTCATCACGGTGACTTCAATAGAGTCACCAGTACAGTGGAGTGTGGAGCTAGTCGCTCTGAAGATTATGGTCACCCCAATAACATCATGGAAGTCAGTCCAACCTCTGAAGATTCTCATGTTAAGGGTGATTTTTCAGGAATCAATAATCTTGAAGACATGGAAACTTGTCCTAAATGTGGTTGCAGGTATTATGTTTCTGATGGGGTGGAAAGTAACATTAGATTTTGTCCAGAGTGCAGTAGGAAAGATAAACTTCCGACTGTCATGATGCCGGAGATACCTGAAGTTCCTAAAAACTCTCCAGCTTTGTCTGTCGGAATTGTGGAAGAAGAAAAACCTTTGGATGTATTGGAAACCATGGTGGTTGTGCCTGGATCTCCACAAGTTTCTGATTTAGGAAAACCAAACAATTCCCAGGGTGAAGAGATTGTCGATCCAGGCCAAAATATTGATCGTGAGCAAATCCCTAATTGTTTACAAGAACAATCTCTTGTTAGACCAGTAGAGGGAGTTGAGGATGGACTAGCCAACAAGCAAGGGGTGGTTTCACTAACGGTTGGTTGTAGCCAACATAATAGTGACACCGGGGGTCAGAATTTGCATCATTCTAACTATCCAAATATGAGGGCAGACATTTCGGAAGGAGCAGGCATTTCCATACTGCTGAAGAGAACAAGCAGTAGCAAGGGGTCTGTTGTTCAGGGCAGAACTTTCACAGCCACAACCATACCTTATGAGAATCTGTCATATGCTAGAGATAGTTCAAACAGTATGAGAAGCTCCATTGGCCATGGTAGTTTCTCTGCATCATCTTCGGTTGATTTTGGCTCAACTAAACAAACTGAGACTCGTGTGCAGCGACAGTTGAGCAGCAAGAAATCAGACATGGATAGTTTCTCTGCATCATCGTCAGTTGATTATGGCTCAGCTAGACAAACAGAGACTCATGTGCAGCGACAGTTGAGTGGCAAGAAATCAGACATGGAGAATCACACAAATGACACAAATATGAAACCCCAAAGCATTGGATCACCCCATGGAGATCCAAACCATGTTCGCCAAACGTTAGGTCTTTCATCAAACAAACATGATAATGGTTTTGAGATTACTGTGGGAAATGTTGAATATGATGTCGCAGAGGTGGCGCACACAACATCTCAGGAACGCTTCCTAGCTTCAGAATGTACAGAACCAGATGTTACTATTACAGCTTCTTCCAGGACAACTGTTGCTGAGGAAGATGATACTGAGTTCAGTTCTAGCAGTGGAAGATTTGATGCTTCTACCACAGAATTGTCGAGTCAGGCAGTTAGCACTCTGTTAGAGGACAATTCTGTAGCTCCATCTCCAAATTGTGAAAATTGTGCTTCAGATGAGTATGGTGAAGAATTGAAAAACAATGCAAAAAGTTCCATGGATATTGAATCTTCAGTTGTAACTCCAGATTCATTCAACGATGAAAACACCATAAGTGTTGTCCGAGTGGATGCCGAAGAGACTGCTACTCACAGCTCTTTGATCACAGTATCAGAAATAGAAACTGAAAAATGTGATCAGAGTGCCTCTTGTTCAATGTACAGTGATGCTTcccttgaatcaaaaagcacgATTGGGGAAGGTCAGGAGCCTTCAGTTCCATTTCCTTCTGACAGTGATATGACACCTTCAGTTCCAGAAACCAGCACCACTAGTAATGCATATGGCATCCTAGGTATGATTTAAAATTGCtttgagactttttttttttttaatgtttgacAAAGTTTATTGACTTAGAAACTTTTCTCGGTGAGGGTGGTCAGTATTGTGTGGAGTTCATGAGTTAGAATTACAATAATGTATGACTATTTTGCTTCCCCGCGTCCTATGTGTCACTCATCTTTCCCTCTGAAAGAAGCATGATTTCCTATTTGTTTTGGTTTCCTGACCACCTTACATTCTCATCTGACAAGTCCTATATGTTTTATCAGAAGAGGAATCAACCGTAAAGGTTGAGTTGCAAGGTCGAAGAAAGGCAAGAAGCCTGACACTAGAAGAGGCAACAGATACAATACTCTTCTGCAGCTCCATTGTCCACAATCTGGCCTACGAGGCTGCAGCCATAGCGATGGAAAAGGAAAGCTCAGTTCCATTAGAAGGTTTTCACCCTACGGTTACAATAATGGGGAAATCCAATCCTGAGAGAAAGGAACCACGCAGCAGAACTGTTAGTCGACGTTCTTTAAAACCTCAAAAGGGCAAGCCAAAGCCGGTGGAAACAGATGCTGAACTTCCTGCTAGTAAGACTGAGAACGATGAGAATGTTGACGAATCTTTGCAACGGAATGTAGGGCTTCCCAAGGTAGACGGCATGAAGCCTCCAAAGCTGGAATCCAAGTGCAACTGCACTATAATGTGATGGTCTCCATTCTAATCCCGCTCAAAGCTCCCGCTGTGCATTTTGGCCACTCCCTTCAGCAGTTCAGTGCAGCCGATATTTATGGAGGAGATGGTGCTGAGTACTTGtattttaatgttttctttcttttttttttattttttatttttataatgttTGAAGGGGCTGTTTGGGGGTACTTGCCAAATGTTTGTATCGGTTCCGATTTGTTTGTAAGAATCCGCGATGTTTTGCCGACGTAATTGTAAAGTTTTCCTGTGTCATTAGGTGCTGATAATTGGGCAGAGGCATCGGAGGTTTGTGGTTGCTCCGGCCTTGTCAACGAATCAGTAAGTTCGATGTGGTTCAATTCCTCCACTGGAGTAAGTGTGTGTACGAGAACCCAATTCATTCATATTCATTATGATTGTTTTAGAATATACCTTGATTATTATTACTAGATAGTgctgaaacaaaaataataagggATGCTAGCAGTCTT from Pyrus communis chromosome 4, drPyrComm1.1, whole genome shotgun sequence harbors:
- the LOC137732141 gene encoding uncharacterized protein, giving the protein MPPSPSLRCSPGREPRGNPHRRGRSFESGVFLKDKDEDLALFNEMQTREKEDFLLPSSDDLEDTFSTKLRQFSGVKLGITIPTRGESSDLFNVEGEKNDYDWLVTPPDTPLFPSLDDEPPPVNAPPRGRPRSQPISISRSSTMEKSYRSSRGSASPNRLSPSPRSGNSTIQSRGQPSPVRHSSPTPSLRHATPSWRPSSPSQKPSTPSQRPSTPPSKSPTPPRRSSTPTPRRTSTGSSSSGASPGMRGTSPVKTSRGNSASPKIKAWQTNIPGFSCDAPPNLRTSLADRPATYVRGSSPASRNGRDNSSNYRRQSMSPTASRSVSSSHSHDRDPFSSHSKGSIASSIDDDLDSLQSIPVGSLDRSTSRGVVTFSNNRAVAFSKRPAKVVSSSSAPKRSFDSALRQMDQRKGPQNMFRPLLSSVPSSTFYVGKASSVHRPLISRNSSVTTSSNASSDLGTSVAHDMEGCDHNQDDMASESEKVPYSDVHEEVFGFDKMDVVDEDTRHDVHDGSRDIHHGDFNRVTSTVECGASRSEDYGHPNNIMEVSPTSEDSHVKGDFSGINNLEDMETCPKCGCRYYVSDGVESNIRFCPECSRKDKLPTVMMPEIPEVPKNSPALSVGIVEEEKPLDVLETMVVVPGSPQVSDLGKPNNSQGEEIVDPGQNIDREQIPNCLQEQSLVRPVEGVEDGLANKQGVVSLTVGCSQHNSDTGGQNLHHSNYPNMRADISEGAGISILLKRTSSSKGSVVQGRTFTATTIPYENLSYARDSSNSMRSSIGHGSFSASSSVDFGSTKQTETRVQRQLSSKKSDMDSFSASSSVDYGSARQTETHVQRQLSGKKSDMENHTNDTNMKPQSIGSPHGDPNHVRQTLGLSSNKHDNGFEITVGNVEYDVAEVAHTTSQERFLASECTEPDVTITASSRTTVAEEDDTEFSSSSGRFDASTTELSSQAVSTLLEDNSVAPSPNCENCASDEYGEELKNNAKSSMDIESSVVTPDSFNDENTISVVRVDAEETATHSSLITVSEIETEKCDQSASCSMYSDASLESKSTIGEGQEPSVPFPSDSDMTPSVPETSTTSNAYGILEEESTVKVELQGRRKARSLTLEEATDTILFCSSIVHNLAYEAAAIAMEKESSVPLEGFHPTVTIMGKSNPERKEPRSRTVSRRSLKPQKGKPKPVETDAELPASKTENDENVDESLQRNVGLPKVDGMKPPKLESKCNCTIM